The following coding sequences are from one Thunnus maccoyii chromosome 17, fThuMac1.1, whole genome shotgun sequence window:
- the LOC121882925 gene encoding BTB/POZ domain-containing protein 6-B-like → MATELLNTSLPDGKQVEVKKSFIQRSEAESPAENGEEDGDAVQPNINTAAEDKDGEETHPTLRERNALMFNNEQMADVHFIVGSPGETQRVPAHKYVLAVGSSVFGAMFYGDLAEGQSEIQIPDVDPAAFLILLKYMYSDEIELEADTVLATLYAAKKYIVPALAKACVGFLETSLEAKNACVLLSQSRLFEEPQLTQRCWELIDAQAELALRSDGFTEIDPPTLEIIMQRETLNVREVLLFQASLRWAAAECRRRGLTVTPRNQRAVLGKALYLVRFPTMTLQEFADGAAQSDVLTLTETHDVFLWFTATNKPRLDFPLVKRAGLVPQRCHRFQASAYRTNQWRYRGRCDSIQFAVDCRIFMAGLGLYGSSGGKAEYSVKIELKRQGTVLAQNLTKFLSDGSSSTFPVWFEHPIQVEPDAFYTVSAVLDGNELSYFGQEGMTEVQSGKVTFQFQCSSDSTNGTGVQGGQIPELVFFC, encoded by the exons atggcgACTGAGCTGCTTAACACCTCCCTCCCCGACGGCAAGCAGGTGGAGGTGAAGAAGAGTTTCATCCAGCGGAGCGAAGCCGAGTCGCCAGCTGAAAACGGCGAGGAGGACGGAGACGCCGTCCAGCCGAACATCAACACAGCGGCAGAGGACAAAGACGGAGAGGAGACGCACCCCACCCTCAGAGAGAG GAATGCGTTGATGTTCAACAACGAGCAGATGGCTGATGTTCACTTCATCGTCGGTTCTCCTGGAGAAACTCAAAGAGTCCCTGCTCATAAG TATGTTCTGGCGGTGGGCAGCTCAGTGTTTGGAGCCATGTTCTACGGAGATCTGGCTGAGGGACAGTCTGAGATCCAGATCCCCGACGTGGATCCGGCTGCTTTCCTCATCCTGTTAAA GTACATGTACAGTGATGAGATCGAACTGGAGGCCGACACGGTGCTCGCCACGCTCTATGCCGCAAAGAAGTACATCGTCCCTGCTCTGGCGAAGGCCTGCGTCGGCTTCCTGGAGACGAGCCTGGAGGCGAAGAACGCCTGCGTGCTTCTGTCTCAGAGCCGGCTGTTCGAGGAGCCACAACTGACGCAGCGCTGCTGGGAGCTGATTGACGCGCAGGCCGAGCTGGCGCTGCGCTCCGACGGCTTCACTGAGATTGACCCTCCCACACTGGAGATCATCATGCAGAGAGAGACGCTCAACGTCCGCGAGGTGCTGCTGTTCCAGGCATCGCTGCGCTGGGCGGCGGCGGAGTGTCGGCGGCGGGGCCTGACAGTCACACCCAGGAACCAGCGGGCGGTGCTGGGGAAGGCTCTGTACCTGGTCCGGTTCCCCACCATGACGCTGCAGGAGTTCGCTGATGGGGCGGCACAGTCCGACGTCCTGACACTCACAGAGACTCACGACGTCTTCCTGTGGTTCACTGCAACCAATAAACCCAGACTGGACTTCCCACTGGTGAAACGGGCTGGCCTGGTGCCACAGAGGTGCCACCGCTTCCAGGCCTCCGCCTACCGTACCAACCAGTGGCGCTACAGGGGGCGCTGCGACAGCATCCAGTTCGCTGTGGACTGCAGGATCTTCATGGCTGGCCTCGGCCTGTACGGGTCGAGCGGCGGGAAGGCGGAGTACAGCGTGAAGATTGAGCTGAAGCGGCAGGGAACCGTGCTGGCTCAGAACCTCACCAAGTTCCTGTCAGACGGGTCCAGCAGCACCTTCCCTGTGTGGTTCGAGCACCCGATCCAGGTGGAGCCGGACGCTTTCTACACGGTCAGCGCCGTGCTGGACGGGAACGAGCTGAGCTACTTCGGGCAGGAGGGGATGACAGAGGTGCAGTCTGGGAAAGTCACCTTCCAGTTCCAGTGTTCATCAGATAGTACCAACGGGACCGGGGTGCAGGGGGGGCAGATCCCAGAGCTGGTCTTCTTCTGCTGA